In the genome of Anaerolineae bacterium, the window TCGGCAGACACATTGCCATAGGTGATCCGGGGCCTTCCTGCCTGCTGTATGTCGAGCAGAGGCTCGTTGTAGCACATGCCAATGCAGCCTACTGCGTCTACCGTAGCCTCTATGCCGCGGCGTTCCAGCTCCTCCAAGACCGCTCGCATCGTGTCCCGAGCACCGGCAGCGATGCCGCAGGTGCCCAGCCCCACGATGATGCGGGTGCCGCAACCCCGACAAATCCGTACGTCCTCCCGGACCCGTTCCTTCAGAGCCCGGAGCTCCTCGATCGAGCCTATCCTGGGCATCGCAAGCACTCCTTCATCAGCTCTCGCCCCCGCCTGCACGCTGCGATGATGCGGCTCCTCCATGCGAGCGCTCTCGCTCTCCACTGACTTCCGCTGGTGGC includes:
- a CDS encoding (2Fe-2S) ferredoxin domain-containing protein, which encodes MPRIGSIEELRALKERVREDVRICRGCGTRIIVGLGTCGIAAGARDTMRAVLEELERRGIEATVDAVGCIGMCYNEPLLDIQQAGRPRITYGNVSADRVPRIIEEHLVNGGVVEEWVVGRLDVGGTDA